From Pyrenophora tritici-repentis strain M4 chromosome 1, whole genome shotgun sequence, the proteins below share one genomic window:
- a CDS encoding 60S ribosomal protein uL1 — MSKISVAGVRTNVQQLLEYSNETKKRNFLETVELQIGLKNYDPQRDKRFSGTIKLPTIPRPRMSICVLGDQHDIDRAKHHGVDAMSTDDLKKLNKNKKLIKKLAKKYDAFVASDALIKQIPRLLGPGLSKAGKFPTPVSHAEDLANKMDDVKSTIKFQLKKVLCMGVAIGNVGMTEDELIGNIMLAINYLVSLLKKGWQNVGSLTIKATMSPPKRLY, encoded by the exons ATGTCGAAAATCTCTGTCGCCGGCGTTCGTACGAACGTTCAACAACTCCTTGAGTACTCCAACGAGACCAAGAAGAGGAACTTCCTCGAGACGGTCGAACTCCAGATCGGTCTCAAGAACTACGACCCCCAGCGTGACAAGCGTTTCTCGGGAACCATCAAGCTCCCCACCATCCCCCGTCCTC GCATGAGCATTTGCGTTCTCGGTGACCAACACGACATTGATCGTGCCAAGCACCATGGTGTCGATGCCATGAGCACCGAC GACTTGAAGAAGCTCAACAAGAACAAGAAGCTCATCAAGAAGCTCGCGAAGAAGTACGACGCCTTCGTTGCCTCCGATGCTCTCATCAAGCAAATTCCCCGTCTCCTCGGCCCCGGTCTCTCCAAGGCCGGCAAGTTCCCTACACCCGTCTCTCACGCTGAGGACCTCGCCAACAAGATGGACGACGTCAAGTCCACCATCAAGTTCCAGTTGAAGAAGGTTCTGTGCATGGGTGTCGCTATTGGCAACGTCGGCATGACTGAAGATGAGTTGATCGGTAACATCATGTTGGCCATCAACTACCTCGTCTCGCTGCTGAAGAAGGGATGGCAGAACGTGGGCTCCTTGACCATCAAGGCCACCATGAGCCCCCCCAAGCGCCTGTACTAG
- a CDS encoding ABC-type transport system involved in Fe-S cluster assembly, ATPase component, with protein sequence MQHFLAHQQQYGEWGQGHHQQPQHHVAQHGQHQAQAAQLHAQQQAQAVQAAAQRQYHQQLAANTGTTLPGNNPVPRGPANDVQAADAGMTEENRRVLEWIAQLMKPTTREAALLELSKKREQVPELALILWHSFGVMASLLQEIISVYPLLNPSQLTAAASNRVCNALALLQCVASHTETRGLFLSAHIPLFLYPFLNTTSKSRPFEYLRLTSLGVIGALVKNDSSEVINFLLTTEIIPLCLRIMETGSELSKTVAIFIVQKILLDDIGLAYICQTYERFYAVGTVLSNMVNQLVEQQTVRLLKHVVRCFLRLSDNARAREALRQCLPEPLRDATFSSVLRDDAATKRCLAQLLINLSDNVVDPANNQQLMH encoded by the exons ATGCAACATTTCCTCGCGCATCAGCAGCAATATGGTGAGTGGGGCCAGGGCCACCACCAGCAGCCTCAACACCATGTAGCCCAGCATGGTCAGCATCAAGCGCAAGCTGCCCAGTTGCATGCTCAGCAGCAGGCCCAGGCTGTCCAGGCGGCCGCGCAGCGCCAGTATCACCAACAACTCGCGGCCAACACTGGAACGACTTTACCCGGCAACAACCCGGTTCCTCGTGGGCCCGCGAACGATGTTCAGGCAGCCGATGCTGGTATGACGGAGGAGAATAGGCGCGTCTTGGAATGGATAGCTCAGCTTATGAAGCCAACTACCCGCGAAGCAGCCCTCCTGGAATTGAGCAAGAAGCGCGAGCAGGTTCCGGAGCTGGCTCTGATCCTCTGGCACTCGTTTG GTGTCATGGCCTCGCTGCTACAAGAGATCATCTCCGTCTACCCACTGCTGAATCCGTCGCAATTGACCGCAGCTGCTTCGAATCGTGTCTGTAACGCACTTGCACTTCTCCAATGTGTTGCGTCCCACACCGAAACTCGCGGCTTGTTCTTGAGTG CGCACATCCCGCTCTTCCTATACCCGTTTCTCAACACTACGTCCAAGTCGCGGCCCTTCGAATATCTTCGTCTCACGTCGCTCGGTGTCATTGGCGCCCTGGTCAAGAACGACTCTTCTGAAGTCATCAACTTTCTCCTCACAACCGAGATCATCCCACTTTGCCTTCGTATCATGGAGACGGGGTCAGAGCTGAGCAAGACTGTGGCCATTTTCATCGTACAGAAGATTCTGCTCGACGACATTGGTCTTGCCTATATCTGCCAGACATATGAACGCTTCTATGCTGTTGGTACTGTTCTTAGTAATATGGTGAATCAACTAGTCGAGCAGCAGACGGTGCGTCTACTCAAGCACGTTGTGCGTTGTTTCCTTCG CTTGAGCGACAACGCTCGCGCACGTGAAGCTCTTCGTCAGTGCCTCCCAGAGCCTCTTCGCGATGCCACCTTTTCTTCGGTATTGCGTGATGATGCGGCCACCAAACGCTGCCTCGCTCAACTCTTGATCAACCTCTCGGACAATGTCGTAGATCCTGCGAACAATCAGCAACTCATGCACTAG
- a CDS encoding SPS1, Serine-threonine protein kinase, whose protein sequence is MSAAAPTSPAVVRTPSTSRRSVDRPHRSQSTATRPAGHPPQRHPQPALNNVARRDYEQSNVAQEPNVNVRRSEDPSRKTHSRYASDASTTSAMPINGVAADSRTGQPQPVNKRRTTITAPSTGTWALGKTIGAGSMGKVKLAKNAETGEQAAVKIVPRQSQDQHQSAADRERADHSKEVRTAREAAIVSLLNHPYICGMKDVVRTNFHWYMMFEFVNGGQMLDYIISHGRLKEKQARKFARQIASALDYCHRNSIVHRDLKIENILISKMGDIKIIDFGLSNLFSPRNQLKTFCGSLYFAAPELLQAKQYTGPEVDVWSFGIVLYVLVCGKVPFDDQSMPQLHAKIKKGHVDYPPWLSAECRNLIHRMLQTDPTQRLTLSEIMSHPWLTKGFNSPPENYLPQREPVQLPLDPEVIEKMQGFDFGTTEYITTQLTNVIQSEEYQRAVRVAARKATAQTPETEKKRGMFDFYKRRNSIGSREQLATSSSEDIQRGLDPVNAYSPLLSVYFLVREKMEREQLEANPGPAAMPQAPDEKSLKMPDLPAPPAAYTNSAAYEMAGENPTGGRSRPRARTHGEDDITESLKRMDLNNPPPVLPPQVEQPKKEGAAVGLLRRFSTRKYRSHDKERVEPLPPPPPAVAISGPSEPATPATVSRKSFSIRRPRDREVSASHLPTSANNQPELLSPPESGSSTTRKLKALGRSTSVNSADLRRRLSRRGRSSEDPGNPPPTSGSDRSELSGQKVRVANDAASDDLSASPRLGGGASRAKSLGHARRESIQARRAKREQVKEANVPEETDAELAEAQAEASRSPDAVKPVFLKGLFSVSTTSTKPLPVIQDDLIRVLDQLGVEWTEIKGGFRCRHAPSINMTKPMDSPASPPSVGHRRRISFGGLMGGDKDRDEFRNQHRAPNTPTSRSRPSPADRSYTNTDESDGSEDRDERRPRRAIPAGETSTHVQTDMGSNMNLVFEILIVKVPLLTLHGIQFKKVDGGTWQYKNMAQTILAELRL, encoded by the exons ATGTCGGCCGCTGCCCCAACATCTCCCGCCGTCGTGCGCACTCCATCAACATCGCGCAGGTCTGTCGACAGGCCCCATCGCTCGCAAAGCACCGCTACTAGGCCCGCTGGCCACCCGCCCCAACGCCATCCGCAGCCGGCGCTCAACAACGTCGCCCGCCGAGACTACGAGCAGAGCAACGTCGCCCAGGAGCCCAACGTCAACGTCCGTCGCAGCGAAGACCCGTCCCGGAAGACTCATTCGCGGTATGCGTCTGACGCGTCAACGACTTCCGCAATGCCCATCAATGGCGTAGCTGCTGACTCCCGAACGGGGCAGCCTCAACCCGTCAACAAGCGCAGGACCACCATCACCGCACCGAGCACGGGAACATGGGCGCTAGGAAAGACAATTGGTGCCGGTAGCATGGGAAAGGTCAAACTGGCCAAGAACGCCGAGACTGGCGAGCAG GCCGCAGTAAAGATCGTCCCTCGACAGTCCCAGGACCAGCACCAGAGCGCTGCCGATCGCGAACGGGCCGACCACTCCAAGGAAGTTCGCACAGCTAGAGAGGCTGCCATTGTCAGTCTGCTAAACCACCCCTACATTTGTGGCATGAAAGATGTCGTGAGGACAAACTTCCACTGGTATATGATGTTTGAGTTTGTCAACGGCGGGCAGATGCTCGACTACATCATCTCCCATGGACGCTTGAAGGAAAAGCAAGCGCGCAAGTTCGCTCGTCAAATCGCCAGTGCATTGGACTACTGCCACAGGAACAGCATTGTCCACCGAGATCTGAAAATCGAGAATATTCTCATTAGTAAAATGGGCGACATCAAGATTATCGATTTTGGCCTGAGCAACCTATTCTCCCCTCGAAACCAGCTCAAGACATTCTGCGGAAGTTTGTATTTTGCCGCCCCAGAACTCCTCCAGGCCAAGCAGTATACTGGTCCCGAAGTCGATGTCTGGAGTTTCGGCATTGTCCTCTATGTTCTGGTGTGCGGTAAGGTGCCCTTTGACGATCAGAGCATGCCGCAGCTCCATGCAAAGATCAAGAAGGGGCACGTTGACTACCCACCATGGTTATCCGCAG AGTGCCGCAATCTGATTCACAGGATGCTTCAGACGGACCCAACACAACGGCTAACCCTCTCGGAGATTATGAGCCATCCATGGCTCACCAAGGGGTTCAACAGCCCCCCGGAAAATTACCTGCCCCAACGAGAGCCCGTGCAGCTACCACTGGACCCCGAAGTCATCGAAAAGATGCAAGGATTCGATTTCGGTACAACAGAATACATTACCACCCAGCTTACCAACGTGATCCAATCGGAAGAGTATCAACGTGCGGTTCGGGTAGCAGCTCGTAAAGCTACTGCCCAAACGCCAGAGACCGAAAAGAAGAGGGGCATGTTCGACTTCTACAAGAGGCGTAACTCAATCGGAAGCAGAGAGCAACTGGCTACTTCGTCCTCAGAAGATATCCAACGGGGACTCGATCCAGTCAACGCATACAGCCCTCTCCTTTCCGTCTACTTCTTGGTTAGAGAAAAGATGGAGCGCGAGCAGCTCGAAGCAAACCCAGGCCCTGCCGCCATGCCTCAGGCTCCAGATGAAAAATCACTGAAGATGCCAGATCTTCCCGCTCCCCCAGCTGCGTACACCAACTCAGCCGCTTATGAAATGGCTGGCGAGAACCCCACGGGTGGGAGGTCACGGCCCAGAGCAAGGACTCATGGTGAGGATGACATCACCGAAAGCCTGAAGAGAATGGATCTTAACAATCCCCCTCCGGTATTGCCGCCCCAAGTTGAGCAGCCAAAGAAGGAGGGTGCTGCAGTTGGTCTTCTACGTCGGTTTAGTACTCGAAAATACCGCAGTCATGATAAAGAACGGGTTGAGCCGCTACCGCCACCTCCCCCAGCCGTTGCCATCTCGGGCCCCTCTGAGCCAGCAACTCCTGCTACAGTGTCCAGAAAGAGCTTCAGTATCCGACGCCCACGCGACCGCGAAGTTTCTGCTTCACATCTGCCAACAAGTGCCAACAACCAACCTGAGTTACTTTCACCCCCAGAGTCTGGGAGCAGTACTACTCGCAAGCTGAAAGCACTGGGTCGCTCTACTAGCGTCAACTCTGCCGATCTTCGAAGACGCCTCAGTCGACGGGGAAGATCTTCAGAAGACCCTGGAAATCCTCCGCCCACAAGTGGATCAGACAGATCTGAACTTAGCGGGCAGAAAGTTCGGGTGGCTAATGACGCTGCCTCTGACGATCTCTCAGCGAGCCCACGTCTTGGCGGCGGCGCCTCTCGAGCCAAATCTCTAGGTCATGCACGACGCGAGAGTATCCAGGCGCGGAGAGCCAAGAGAGAGCAAGTCAAGGAAGCAAATGTGCCCGAAGAGACGGATGCGGAACTTGCTGAAGCCCAAGCTGAAGCCAGTCGCAGCCCGGACGCCGTCAAACCTGTGTTTCTCAAAGGCCTCTTCAGCGTCTCTACAACCAGCACCAAACCACTGCCTGTCATCCAGGATGACTTGATCAGGGTTCTAGATCAACTTGGTGTCGAGTGGACTGAGATCAAAGGGGGGTTCAGATGTCGACATGCGCCCAGTATCAACATGACCAAGCCGATGGACTCTCCCGCATCCCCGCCGAGTGTTGGTCATAGGAGAAGGATCAGCTTCGGCGGCTTGATGGGTGGGGACAAAGACCGAGACGAATTCCGGAATCAGCACCGCGCCCCCAACACACCCACATCGCGATCGCGGCCCTCGCCTGCAGATCGTAGCTACACGAACACGGATGAGTCGGATGGGAGCGAAGACCGGGATGAGCGACGACCACGTCGTGCAATACCCGCAGGCGAGACATCCACACATGTACAAACTGACATGGGCTCAAACATGAATCTTGTGTTCGAGATTCTCATTGTCAAAGTCCCTCTATTGACATTGCACGGAATCCAATTTAAGAAAGTGGATGGAGGAACATGGCAGTATAAGAACATGGCTCAGACTATCCTGGCAGAGCTGAGGCTATAG
- a CDS encoding DUF1604 domain containing protein, translating to MAYKRPRAPSPTNAQKRSRGGPSKYISLGTELPDEDGDDGAFVPVWKQTVTDERGRRRLHGAFTGGFSAGYFNTVGSKEGWTPKAFVSSRTNRNKDQPTGPTQRAEDFMDEEDLAAAAESRNLETVQKFAGIGEARQAKDDGLFGLFATQEETMGVKLAQKMGWRRDQGIGRKVRRNADLELDAPVSKDGAAHMFAPQDARIIIIPRENVQRKGLGYTSEARLDAVEDKAVDPTSKFLLPYHEAWKNAQTAKKPGIKKSSLGVGVLNDTGSDDEDPYELGPKITFNKTVGKDKKGKKPSKFAKAGTGEKHIFVSKKGSSKALAPQSRSSVDGKPPLKGFVFASGTVDYTSKPKYPPPQIPPDWKSSKGTTPNKDSKGYQSVADAAKASTLDAKGRSVLLGEKPLPGKSIFDFIPKDARDRLAALSGKADLPQGLGQTAPEGHLPANKAPPKDLWSLVPALDKSLAAGALAKGATGWMPYAEDLEKRARYVGFLELRADLKNDLPERPDGVSISDWVKELQEFSHAAEVFKPTTGIMASRFTSSSSSTLPGNNGTSTTPTENLLRQPLLKPEDPAEQAAKLEMYGPMTRSSFPFHPSRLLCKRFNVKPPPDMPAGPDESEGHFASFKSQTAEAISKAEMQRLQHEFLTNGPPIQRPSWKGAPVDVDSAATVGVQQTEHAVVDVEKNDALLNERASEDVFKALFGDDDEEED from the exons ATGGCGTATAAACGGCCTCGCGCGCCCTCTCCGACCAATGCGCAGAAGCGCTCCCGTGGCGGTCCGTCAAAGTATATCTCGCTCGGCACAGAGCTTCCTGATGAAGATGGAGACGACGGCGCTTTTGTGCCGGTATGGAAGCAGACGGTGACCGACGAGCGCGGCAGAAGACGACTCCACGGCGCGTTTACTGGTGGCTTCAGTGCAGG ATACTTCAACACAGTTGGATCTAAAGAAGGATGGACCCCAAAGGCATTTGTATCCTCGCGTACGAACCGCAACAAAGACCAGCCCACCGGTCCGACACAACGAGCCGAAGACTTCATGGACGAGGAGGATCTGGCAGCAGCCGCCGAATCGCGCAACTTGGAGACTGTCCAAAAATTTGCCGGTATAGGCGAGGCAAGACAAGCAAAAGATGATGGACTATTCGGCCTGTTCGCGACTCAAGAAGAGACCATGGGTGTCAAGCTTGCGCAGAAGATGGGGTGGCGCCGAGACCAAGGCATTGGCCGTAAAGTGCGTCGCAACGCCGACCTCGAATTAGATGCCCCAGTCTCCAAGGACGGGGCTGCGCACATGTTTGCGCCGCAAGATGCTCGAATCATAATCATACCACGGGAAAACGTACAACGCAAAGGCTTGGGGTATACATCGGAAGCTCGCTTGGACGCAGTCGAGGACAAGGCTGTAGACCCCACATCCAAGTTTCTCCTACCTTACCACGAGGCATGGAAAAATGCACAAACTGCCAAGAAACCTGGCATAAAGAAGTCTTCCTTGGGCGTGGGTGTACTCAACGACACTGGATCTGACGACGAGGATCCGTATGAACTGGGCCCGAAGATTACATTTAACAAGACTGTTGGCAAAGACAAGAAAGGAAAGAAGCCGAGCAAGTTCGCCAAAGCAGGAACGGGCGAGAAGCACATATTTGTGTCGAAGAAGGGTTCCTCGAAAGCACTTGCTCCGCAAAGTCGGTCATCTGTAGACGGGAAGCCTCCGCTAAAGGGCTTTGTGTTCGCGTCTGGGACTGTAGACTATACGAGTAAACCCAAGTATCCACCACCACAGATACCGCCGGACTGGAAATCTTCCAAGGGAACTACGCCGAACAAAGATTCCAAGGGGTACCAGTCTGTAGCAGACGCAGCAAAAGCGTCAACGCTCGATGCAAAAGGTCGCTCAGTCTTACTCGGCGAGAAGCCTCTGCCTGGCAAGTCGATATTCGACTTCATACCCAAGGATGCCAGGGACCGTTTAGCCGCTTTATCTGGCAAGGCAGATCTCCCTCAAGGTCTGGGGCAGACTGCCCCGGAAGGCCATTTGCCAGCGAACAAAGCACCACCAAAGGATCTTTGGAGCCTCGTTCCTGCACTCGACAAGAGTCTGGCTGCTGGTGCGCTTGCCAAGGGTGCAACAGGCTGGATGCCGTACGCGGAGGATCTCGAGAAACGCGCACGCTACGTGGGATTTCTAGAGCTAAGGGCAGACCTGAAGAACGACCTCCCTGAACGACCCGATGGTGTATCCATCTCTGACTGGGTCAAGGAACTACAAGAATTCTCGCATGCAGCAGAAGTGTTCAAGCCAACCACCGGTATCATGGCATCACGCTTcacctcttcctcttcttccacATTACCCGGAAACAACGGCACTAGTACAACGCCGACAGAGAACCTACTCAGACAGCCCCTCTTGAAACCAGAAGACCCCGCCGAACAAGCCGCAAAACTGGAAATGTATGGTCCCATGACGCGCAGCAGTTTCCCCTTTCACCCTTCCCGCCTCCTGTGCAAGCGCTTCAACGTCAAACCCCCTCCGGACATGCCCGCCGGTCCCGATGAAAGTGAAGGTCACTTTGCCAGCTTCAAATCTCAGACTGCAGAGGCCATCTCCAAAGCGGAGATGCAGAGGCTGCAGCACGAGTTTTTGACTAATGGGCCGCCCATTCAGCGCCCCAGTTGGAAGGGTGCGCCGGTTGATGTTGACTCTGCGGCGACGGTGGGTGTGCAACAGACTGAACACGCAGTTGTTGATGTAGAGAAGAATGATGCATTGTTGAATGAGAGGGCGAGTGAGGATGTGTTCAAGGCGCTTTTTGGTGACGATGACGAGGAGGAGGATTGA
- a CDS encoding Gst, Glutathione S-transferase, with amino-acid sequence MQQASSPVLQQQLRSLHPGALQTLHQSADGTLYPHTHNHAGVLPDLQTLHTTDVYQQHDETPLSNHGQFQGLRLIAHPPDLDEWREKLFHVDDIITLTEDQFQTYFPHIDNVYSHRSTQRHKRKRFVSHYWDCRLKGRPPGTKKSTDPDKKKRRRVARERDLCDVKIKITEFFDRAEYEEQLGLPPPGVEDDSTSPIAPNAPGEVAHIGNPNQNPHFFGQAPLLSQQPAAGWDMPPNMGAQPNLNMSYAPQTGPTPKKFYTFQRVNGNGGNGKGDGVPGPHKHTLEESDRVKKNSVLRWQAKVDKDDRKRALGGDPSKKTYHKKATGNALTTAKVHSKEDELKLYGSAFCPFVQRVWISLEHKQLPYQYIEVDPYKKPPCLLEVNPRGLVPALRHGPSWSTHESTVIMEYLEDLNAGPSLLPPRCPNTRYLAPLG; translated from the exons ATGCAACAAGCCTCCTCGCCTGTCCTGCAGCAGCAGCTCCGATCGCTGCACCCGGGAGCTCTCCAGACGCTCCACCAGTCGGCCGATGGGACCCTCTACCCTCATACTCACAACCATGCAGGTGTTCTGCCCGACCTGCAAACGCTCCACACCACCGACGTCTACCAACAGCA CGATGAGACCCCACTGTCTAACCACGGCCAATTCCAGGGTCTTAGACTCATAGCACACCCACCAGACCTGGACGAATGGCGAGAGAAGCTGTTCCACGTCGACGACATCATCACCCTGACCGAAGACCAATTTCAGACCTATTTCCCTCACATCGACAACGTCTACTCGCATCGCTCCACGCAGCGTCACAAACGGAAGCGTTTCGTCTCGCATTACTGGGACTGTCGGCTCAAGGGTCGTCCCCCAGGCACCAAGAAGTCTACAGACCCggacaagaagaagcgcagGAGGGTTGCCAGAGAGCGGGATCTATGCGATGTCAAGATCAAGATTACCGAGTTCTTTGACCGTGCCGAGTATGAGGAGCAACTGGGCCTACCACCACCTGGCGTGGAGGATGACTCGACCAGTCCTATAGCACCTAATGCGCCAGGAGAGGTAGCTCATATCGGCAATCCGAACCAGAACCCACACTTTTTTGGACAAGCTCCATTGCTGTCGCAGCAACCAGCGGCAGGCTGGGACATGCCTCCCAATATGGGCGCTCAGCCTAACTTGAATATGTCTTACGCGCCCCAGACCGGTCCAACCCCCAAGAAGTTCTACACATTTCAAAGGGTCAATGGCAACGGTGGAAACGGAAAAGGCGACGGTGTCCCTGGACCACACAAACATACACTCGAAGAGAGCGATCGTGTGAAGAAGAATAGTGTTCTGAGGTGGCAAGCAAAAGTTGACAAGGACGATAGGAAACGAGCTCTG GGCGGAGATCCTTCCAAGAAGACATATCACAAGAAAGCCACTGGCAATGCCTTGACGACAGCCAAGGTCCATTCGAAAGAAGATGAGCTCAAATTATACGGTAGTGCATTCTG TCCCTTCGTCCAGCGCGTCTGGATCTCCCTAGAGCATAAGCAACTCCCCTACCAATATATTGAGGTAGATCCCTACAAGAAGCCTCCTTGCCTCCTTGAAGTCAATCCACGCGGCCTCGTCCCCGCTCTCCGCCACGGCCCATCATGGTCTACACACGAGTCAACCGTTATCATGGAATACCTCGAGGACCTCAACGCCGGCCCCAGCCTCTTGCCCCCCAGATGCCCAAACACGCGCTACCTCGCGCCTCTGGGCTGA
- a CDS encoding JAB domain containing protein, whose product MADIQKDALFKTVQIDALVAIKIATASGKSFPSLATGSIVGMEKNGVLEITNSFPFPDVAPAQTDGQNDTAASLAAGAPRAKQNIAYGNEMIKFLREVNVDANNVGWYTSTSMGNFVNLNTIENQYFYQSQPNERTVALIYDVSRSSQGTLNLRAYRLSPSFVTAYKEGKFTTESLQKSGLRYHDILVELPVTIRNSHLLTSLLHQLPSDAPKEELKFPPNLAALQQDPNTPQPPLFPNYDSLDLSIDPFLEKTCDLLLESIENHHTEINNYQYYQRSLAREQTKITAWQQKRKAENAARTASKQPLLPEDEWQRLFKLPQEPSRLETLLNSRQVEQYSRQVDGFTAGVTSKMFAVKSNLLPGE is encoded by the exons ATGGCGGACATTCAGAAAGATGCGCTGTTCAAGACAGTGCAAATCGATGCCCTG GTCGCTATCAAGATCGCTACCGCGAGTGGCAAATCCTTCCCTTCGCTCGCGACGGGCAGCATAGTTGGCATGGAAAAAAATGGTGTACTGGAGATCACCAATTCATTTCCATTCCCTGATGTGGCTCCCGCCCAGACGGATGGACAGAACGATACGGCCGCGAGTCTGGCTGCAGGTGCTCCCCGCGCCAAGCAGAATATCGCATACGGCAATGAGATGATCAAGTTCCTCCGGGAGGTCAACGTGGACGCGAACAATGTTGGGTGGTACACCAGCACAAGCATGGGCAACTTTGTCAACCTGAACACGATCGAGAACCAGTATTTCTACCAGAGCCAGCCCAACGAGAGGACTGTCGCTTTGATCTACGACGTGAGCAGAAGTTCGCAGGGTACCCTGAACTTGCGCGCATACAGGCTATCACCTTCATTTGTAACGGCATACAAGGAGGGCAAGTTCACGACAGAGAG CCTCCAAAAGAGTGGTCTGCGATACCACGACATCCTGGTCGAACTCCCTGTAACCATCCGCAACTCGCATCTTCTGACTTCGCTCCTCCACCAACTGCCTTCGGATGCGCCCAAGGAAGAGCTCAAGTTCCCACCCAACCTAGCTGCTCTGCAGCAGGATCCGAACACACCCCAACCACCTCTCTTCCCCAACTACGACTCGCTTGATCTTTCCATCGACCCCTTCCTCGAGAAGACGTGCGATCTGCTCCTTGAGAGCATCGAGAACCACCACACGGAGATCAACAACTACCAATACTACCAGCGTTCGCTCGCTCGTGAGCAGACTAAGATTACGGCCTGGCAGCAGAAGCGCAAGGCGGAGAATGCTGCACGCACGGCCTCGAAGCAACCACTACTTCCAGAGGACGAGTGGCAGAGGCTGTTCAAGCTGCCCCAGGAGCCCAGCCGGCTGGAGACGCTCCTCAACTCGAGGCAGGTTGAGCAGTACTCGAGGCAGGTGGATGGATTCACGGCAGGTGTTACGTCCAAGATGTTCGCTGTCAAGAGCAATCTGCTGCCCGGAGAGTAG
- a CDS encoding RNase-H multi-domain protein, translating into MAYDEFGEEIRRLYVPTEDPCSRPIPLHQLVVYNSQKKISQLRMKVMARPDSFPDKQSMVVFIDGACRNNGSPTARASYGVYLGPESPYNRYGLVPDSLPQTSTRAEIEAFSQALDVIRAITDRDFMLSQIKIATDSSFLVKAMSQWMETWIENDGIGSEGKRVAHFQILKQLHEKLDYMEYSDDGGREVQFWHVPREMNKEADALANKAFDNT; encoded by the coding sequence ATGGCCTATGACGAATTTGGTGAAGAAATCCGCCGCCTTTACGTCCCCACCGAGGACCCCTGCTCACGCCCCATTCCACTACATCAGCTAGTCGTCTACAACTCCCAGAAGAAGATCTCGCAGCTGCGAATGAAAGTCATGGCCAGGCCAGATTCTTTTCCAGACAAACAGAGTATGGTCGTCTTCATTGATGGTGCTTGTCGCAACAACGGCTCCCCGACAGCGCGAGCCTCATACGGCGTCTACTTGGGCCCCGAATCCCCATACAACCGCTACGGCCTTGTTCCGGATTCGTTGCCTCAGACCAGCACACGCGCCGAGATCGAGGCCTTTAGTCAGGCGCTTGACGTGATCCGTGCCATCACGGACCGCGACTTCATGCTCTCTCAAATCAAGATAGCAACAGACTCCAGCTTTCTGGTCAAGGCGATGAGCCAGTGGATGGAGACATGGATTGAAAACGACGGTATAGGTTCGGAGGGAAAGAGAGTGGCGCATTTCCAGATTCTGAAACAATTGCACGAAAAGCTGGATTATATGGAGTACAGTGATGACGGTGGTCGGGAGGTGCAGTTCTGGCACGTACCTAGAGAGATGAACAAGGAAGCGGATGCATTAGCAAACAAGGCTTTCGACAATACCTAG